ACGTTATACAACATTACCGATAATAATATCATATAGTAGTTTACTAGTATAAATGTTGGATCAGTCTCCTCTAAGAAAGGATATGAAATGTTCCCTCACACGTCTCCCTACTTTTAACAGTCTCTCGCCGGCGTTAACATTATTTCCGTTAATGAAACTTCTCTTTCTCACTCTTCGCCGTCACTTTTAAACTGATCAACGTCTCAAAACCGTTAGTTCTTCGAAAATCTCCGATCATCTCTCTCTCTCTCTCTTCGTGTATTGTGTGATCGTGTTGACTAGATTTTATAGTATTTTGTCGCAAAGATGCTGGATCTCAACCTCGACGCTGACTCTCCCGAGTCGACTCAGTACGCAGATCGGCAGACGTCAGACGGCTCCGGGAACCGAGTGGATGAGTCAGGGACGTCGACGTCATCGGTAATCAATGCAGATGCAGACGACGACTCTTGCTCGACTCGCGCCTTCACTCACAGTTTCGATATATTAAAAGTCGGAGGAGGAGACGAAAGCACCGCTTCTATCGCCGGCGTTACCAAGGAGTTTTTCCCGGTGGCTGGAGACTGCGGGCATCTACGAGGTTCGAGCTCCAGAAGCTGGATGGATCTCTCTTTTGACACGAAATCGGTGGCTCCTGCTCCGGCGCCGGCTCAGGTGAGAAAGAGCCGGAGAGGACCGAGGTCAAGAAGCTCGCAGTATAGAGGAGTCACCTTCTATAGAAGAACTGGTAGATGGGAATCACATATTTGGTAACTCACAATCACTCTTTTTTTTCAACTTTTATTCGTTCTTTGTGATTTTTTTCTTTTTTTTTTTTTTTGTAACTTATCTTTGTGAAATTTTTTGATCAAGTCAAAAACTCTCTCTTTTTTTTTTTGCAGGGATTGTGGGAAACAAGTTTATTTAGGTAGCATTAATAATTTAAACGATTGTTGATAGAACGACAAGTTTTGTTGATTTCATCTTTAACTCTCTTCTTGATTTCTCACTTGTAGGTGGTTTTGACACTGCTCATGCCGCTGCTAGGTACTTTTTAGATTATTCTTCTCAGCTTTATACTTCTGGATTAGGAAGGATTTGTACATGAATCAGATAAAGAAAGTTTTTTTTTTTTTCTTAAATAAACACAGAGCTTATGATCGAGCAGCTATAAAATTCAGAGGAGTTGATGCTGATATCAACTTTACTGTTGGTGATTACGAGGAAGATATGGAACAGGTTTTTTTGATATGAATGTAGTTTTGGTTTTATATCTTTCTTCTATGGAATATGTTGTTTGAGTGTGTTATTATCCTCTAAAAACAGGTACAGAACCTGAGTAAGGAAGAGTTTGTGCACATACTCCGTCGCCAGAGCACGGGCTTCTCTCGGGGAAGCTCAAAGTATAGAGGGGTTACATTACACAAATGTGGCGGATGGGAAGCTGGGATGGCGCAGCTTCTTGCCAAAAAGTGAGCAACTTTTCTCCTTGTTGTCTTCAGTGTTGTTCTCTAAAATGAGACACTAGGAATGGTGAAGTAAAGAAAAATGTTTAGCAAATGGTACGATTGTTCAGTCTTGGAGATTTTAAAATGGTTGAATTGAAGTAGACGCTGCAATGTCCTATAATGATCATGATTTATTTGTTTACCAGAAAAAGAATTACACCTCCCTAAGATGAACTTCATTAGTTTTCAAGATCCAACATGAGTTTCTCTCTTTCTGAACACTTTCTTCTTGAAAACAGGGCATACAACAAGGCTGCGATAAGCTCTAATGGTAGGGAAGCAGTCACAAACTTCGAGCTTAGTACATACCAGAATGAGATAAACTCTGAGAGTATGT
The DNA window shown above is from Brassica oleracea var. oleracea cultivar TO1000 chromosome C3, BOL, whole genome shotgun sequence and carries:
- the LOC106329210 gene encoding ethylene-responsive transcription factor RAP2-7-like — encoded protein: MLDLNLDADSPESTQYADRQTSDGSGNRVDESGTSTSSVINADADDDSCSTRAFTHSFDILKVGGGDESTASIAGVTKEFFPVAGDCGHLRGSSSRSWMDLSFDTKSVAPAPAPAQVRKSRRGPRSRSSQYRGVTFYRRTGRWESHIWDCGKQVYLGGFDTAHAAARAYDRAAIKFRGVDADINFTVGDYEEDMEQVQNLSKEEFVHILRRQSTGFSRGSSKYRGVTLHKCGGWEAGMAQLLAKKAYNKAAISSNGREAVTNFELSTYQNEINSESGHDKLDLNLGISLSPGNAAKQNGRFSHFPSNPYETPPGVSWTIDTEFMGKPVNTPLPYGSSDHRANFKENISEAEGGMMSNWGWHRPGKTSTMRPQQPGAQPPQLFSVAAASSGFSNFRQQPPSENASHGYFYPQF